The DNA sequence GGCCAGTAGCACTGCGACAAACATTGCCTTCTTTCTGGATTCCGCAAACGCTCCAGTGTTTACCGACTCTTTGGATATCTCCAACAACCAATCCGCTTTCATATTGAAAATTCTCAAATTGACGCAGCATCGCTATTTCATCTGCAGCGTTATACAAGGCACGCCGCGCACACCCCCACAAACAGTTCGAGGAATTATTGCAGGCTTTACGTCCCGCGTGCTCATCACTTAGCACCGCAACACGGGAGCGCCCCAAGCGAAAGCCTAAAGGCGCAAGCTTCTTCCTTTGCTTTGTATAGTTAGCGTAAAGACTTTGATGCGCAGCATCTAATGCTATCGGAGGCTGTGCCCAAGGGTCCAATCCAAAATACTCTGACAGATCATCATCGTTGGCGCCGCTAACTCCTATCCGCCTCGCGACTACCTTATAGGACTTGAATATGTCCGAAGATGGGAAAGGGAATTGCGCCAGTTCTGCGTCAGACAATCTTGCAACGCCGCAGCCCCACGCATTAGACAGGCCGCCGGGCGCAAGCGACCCTATTGCTGCAAAGTCTCGCCCCTCAACACGATTCAGCGTTGAAAAATTCCTAAACACGAATTCATGGGCCGGGGCGCGGAGCTTAGGAGACACCGCCTCCCGCATTTGCAACGCGTGAAAATCCTCCCCAATCATCCATTTCCACTGCTCCTTGTCCTGAATCCTCGCATCCAAGAACGATTGCATGGGCGGGGCAATATTCGTTTGCTCTCCGCCATCTACCATTAATACACGAAGTCCAGCTTCTACCAAAGGAAATGCAGCCGATACGCCAGCAGGACCGCTTCCAACAATAACAATATCGAAATCAGCGTCCATTAACGACTCTCGACACCGTTTTTATAACGCCTAAAGAATAGTAGACCGACAAGTCGCAAAGCTCGCCAGAACACTTCGGCAGCAATGGCTCTGCATATGCGTGCGACGCCAATCAACATACCGGCTCTTTGTCCAAGCCCAAGAAAGCGCAATGCTCCTCTCGGCGTTGCCTCCACCAAAAGTGTCGCTGCATCCAACCGCCAAGCCAGCTCAGCTCCCTCACTTGAAGATAGATAGCTAGTTTCATCAAACAACGCCACCAGGACTGGAAACTTCAAAAAACAATCGGGGAAAATCAACCCCTGATTTGTTCGAGTACGTTCCACTGCACGCATGTACCGGCGCAAGAGTCCGCCATCAGGACGCTCCTTCAACAGGTAATGCATAAGAATCCATCCTTCTTGTACCAATTGGCGACGTCTGATATCGCCGCTTGGATGCATTCCAGCGTCTAAAGATCTCATCGGAACTCCGAATCGCTTTAGATCATCGGCAGTATCCATTCTGGGCAGGTTAAAAAGCGACGTTAACCGATCAAAACCCAGCCGCTCGCTCAATCTCCTTCCACAAAGCATCCCAGCGAATTTAATTAAAGGAACAGGCACAGGAACGAACCATCGTCTGCGCCGTACTCGGTGTCGGGCTATAGCGGACAAGAAGTGGGTAAAGGGAATTGGCTCTGATGAGCCAAGGGAAACAATACCTCCGCCCCCCCCCTCTAATTGAGCAATGCGCAGTAAGGCTATTGCGAGATCGTCGACATGGATAGGCTGTACTGTTACGACCGGATAAAATGCAGGGAGAATTGGAATCCTGCGCACAACCCCAACCAAGGTGCCAAACAATCCTTGCGCCTCCCCACCGTAAACTTGGCCAGGCCTCACCACCGTTCCGCCAGCGGCCATCACCTCCTGCTCAATTCGCCATTTTGTCCTGCCATACGTTGTTGGTGCATTGGGATAGGCAGTCTGGCTCGATACAAACAGGAATTTTGCACCAATCTTATTGGCTGCTTGAATCAATAATTTTGCCGATCGCAATTCATTGAATTCTTCATGATGATGTGCGAATGTATTTGTCGCCAAATGTATTACTGCGACCGCATCAATCGGCAAATCTGCAATCTTGTTGTCCGTCAGATCGTATTTAATCCATGAAATACGTTCCCCACTAGGTGCATGCCGAGACATGGAGACCACGTCCATGCCAGCGTTCATTGCGAAATTCGTGAGACGTGATCCAATATAGCCAGTGGCCCCAGTAATTATTATCTTCATACCGTCTGATCACGCCGTAACATCACTGCACGGATGAGTCATTAATTATTTCCTGTTAAGGCACTACGTTTTTTTTTGCCAAGCCTTTTGAACCATTTCTGACGCTGAACGTGAAGCGTGTCGTTATCCAATATGTAACTAGGAACAGCAGAATGTCCGATAGC is a window from the Noviherbaspirillum sp. UKPF54 genome containing:
- a CDS encoding FAD-dependent oxidoreductase, which codes for MDADFDIVIVGSGPAGVSAAFPLVEAGLRVLMVDGGEQTNIAPPMQSFLDARIQDKEQWKWMIGEDFHALQMREAVSPKLRAPAHEFVFRNFSTLNRVEGRDFAAIGSLAPGGLSNAWGCGVARLSDAELAQFPFPSSDIFKSYKVVARRIGVSGANDDDLSEYFGLDPWAQPPIALDAAHQSLYANYTKQRKKLAPLGFRLGRSRVAVLSDEHAGRKACNNSSNCLWGCARRALYNAADEIAMLRQFENFQYESGLVVGDIQRVGKHWSVCGIQKEGNVCRSATGRKILLAAGTLATTRLALRLLKSSNPVRLLSCPTAAFLLWMPRMFGAARTSGFGLGQLSFSLAIQDTISGFGSTFATTGIPVAEFACHLPLRRRYGVDLLKNLLSSCLVGNLFLPGHLSNNKAVLNEDGSLHLEGAYSESVSGLLGDAAARLRKAYWQLGAFLLPMSFTVGRPGGDIHYAGTLPMRKKPDSGETDLMGALYGFSGVHIVDGACLPALSEKSHTLTVMANADRIARALALQWHGIQK
- a CDS encoding NAD(P)-dependent oxidoreductase is translated as MKIIITGATGYIGSRLTNFAMNAGMDVVSMSRHAPSGERISWIKYDLTDNKIADLPIDAVAVIHLATNTFAHHHEEFNELRSAKLLIQAANKIGAKFLFVSSQTAYPNAPTTYGRTKWRIEQEVMAAGGTVVRPGQVYGGEAQGLFGTLVGVVRRIPILPAFYPVVTVQPIHVDDLAIALLRIAQLEGGGGGIVSLGSSEPIPFTHFLSAIARHRVRRRRWFVPVPVPLIKFAGMLCGRRLSERLGFDRLTSLFNLPRMDTADDLKRFGVPMRSLDAGMHPSGDIRRRQLVQEGWILMHYLLKERPDGGLLRRYMRAVERTRTNQGLIFPDCFLKFPVLVALFDETSYLSSSEGAELAWRLDAATLLVEATPRGALRFLGLGQRAGMLIGVARICRAIAAEVFWRALRLVGLLFFRRYKNGVESR